A single Suricata suricatta isolate VVHF042 chromosome 2, meerkat_22Aug2017_6uvM2_HiC, whole genome shotgun sequence DNA region contains:
- the YAE1 gene encoding protein YAE1 homolog, with amino-acid sequence MSWVQRATLVQGSGEEGDVFDEEADESLLVQREWRSHMLRRVKEGYRDGMDAGKAVTLQQGFNQGYKEGADVIINYGQLRGTLSALLSWCRLHDNGSALINKINNLLDAVGQCEEYVLRHLKSITSQPHVVDLLDSLQDMDLSHVAPAEKKMDEAKDERLCENNAELHKNCSKSLSEADCSSLECCRIREHARSENPSLTWILEQTAGLVKQLGVSLDVLQHLKQL; translated from the exons ATGTCGTGGGTTCAGAGGGCTACCTTGGTCCAGGGTTCTGGAGAGGAGGGGGACGTGTTTGACGAGGAAGCGGACGAGTCGCTCCTGGTGCAGCGGGAATGGCGGAGCCACATGCTGAGACGAGTCAAA gAAGGTTACAGAGATGGGATGGATGCCGGCAAAGCAGTTACTCTCCAGCAAGGCTTCAATCAAGGTTATAAGGAAGGTGCAGACGTCATTATAAACTACGGACAGCTCAGAGGAACATTGAg TGCTTTGCTCTCCTGGTGTCGCCTTCATGATAATGGTTCGGCTctgatcaataaaataaataatcttctGGATGCAGTTGGCCAGTGTGAAGAGTATGTGCTCAGACATCTGAAATCAATCACGTCTCAGCCCCATGTTGTAGATTTATTGGACTCCCTTCAGGATATGGACCTTTCTCACGTAGCTCCAGCTGAGAAAAAGATGGATGAAGCTAAAGATGAAAGACTCTGTGAAAATAATGCTGAACTTCACAAAAACTGTAGCAAGAGCCTTAGTGAGGCAGATTGTTCATCTTTAGAATGTTGTAGAATACGGGAGCATGCGCGTTCTGAAAACCCAAGCCTCACTTGGATTTTAGAACAGACAGCCGGTTTAGTCAAACAGCTGGGAGTATCGCTTGACGTATTACAACACCTCAAACAGCTATAA